GTCAGGTCGAGCCCGGCGATGGCATCAGTGGAGTCGGTCACCGCCGCCAGCGTAGCGCCGCCCACTGCTTGCCCAGGTCAGCGTGGGTGTCTGACCCCGGCGGCATGGCGTAGCTGGGCAAGGAAATCCTCGGCGTCGTCGCCGCGTACCAGGTAGTGGCACACGGCCACCCGCACCGCAGTCGCCGCGGCGATGTCGGCCTCCGGTCCTGTGGTCAGTCGTTGCAGCCGCTCCCGCATCAAGGGGATGACCTGGCTGAGTCGTCTGATCACGTGTTCGGGCTCGATGTCGACCATGCGCAGCCCCGGGTAGGACTGCTGGTATTCGACGACTGTGCGCAAGGCCGCATCGAGGTGCTCATCTTCGGGGAGCTCCGCGGCGGCCCGGGCCACCGCCTGCTCGTAGTACTTCCGCTCCCACACCACGAATGCGTCGAGAAGTTCCTGTTTGGAAGCGAACCAGCGGTAGAGCGTGGGCCGCGACACCCCGGCCTGCAACGCGACCTCGGACAAACTGAGCTTGGTCATCCCGTTGGCCCCGAGTACCTCGGCGGTGGCGGCCAGAATTCGGCCGCGGGTGGTGCTCTCATCGTCGACAGACGATATTTCCGCCATACCCACAACTTTACAAACTATCTCTGAACTGTCACGCTAATTCGTGGCGCGACATCGTTGTCCGACGCCCGTGCAGGAGGGGATACCGTGACAGTTGCCAGCTCACCGCAGGCACGCGAATACAGCCAATTCGACATCACGTCACACGATTTCTGGAGCCAACCGTTCGCGAAGCGCGACGAGACATTCGCGCAGCTACGAGCCGGCGAAGGCCTGAGCTGGCATCAGCCCCTGTCGACCTTGTTCGACGTGGAGGAGCCCGGCTTCTGGGCGGTGACCCGCCGGGCCGACATCCAGTTCGTCAGCCAGCATCCCGAGCTGTTCACCTCGACCCAGGGGGTGGCGCTTGATCCGATGCCGGCCGACGTGCAGAAGTTCGCCACTTTCTTCCTCATGATGGATCCGCCCCAGCACACCACGTACCGGCGCCTGATCAGCTCGGCGTTCACCCCGCGCAATGTGCGCAAGATCGAAGAGCAGATTCACCGCAACGCCGTCGCCATCGTGGACGACCTGATCGGCGTCGGAGACGTCGACTTCGTCGAGGCCTGCTCGGCGCAGCTGCCGATGCGCACCATCTCCGACATGCTCGGTGTGCCGGCTGCCGATCAGCCGGCGCTGGCCAAGGCCGCCGAGAAGTTGTTCAGCATGAGTGATGACGAGTACTCGTCGCTCGAAGAACGGGCCATGGCCACCATCAACGAGATCATGCTGATCTCGAACACCGGGGTGGAGCTGGCCAAATTCCGGCGCGCCAATCCCGGCGACGATCTGATGACCAGCATCGTCAACGCCGAGGTCGACGGGCATCGGCTGACGGACGAGGAGATCGGTGCATTCCTGATTCTGCTCGCCTCGGCCGGCAACGACACCACCAAGCAGACCACCACCCACGCGATGATGGCTCTGGCTGCCAACCCGGACCAGAAGGCTTGGCTACTGGAGGATTTCGACAACAGGATCGGCCTGGCCACCGAAGAGTTCGTGCGGTGGGCAACGCCCGTGATCCAGTTCGCCCGGCATGCCACCGAAGATGTCGAGCTGGCCGGCCAGCAGATCCGGGCGGGGGACAAGGTCGGCCTGTTCTACTGCTCGGGTAACCGCGACGAGACCGTATTCAGAGATCCGCAGCGGTTTGATCTGAGCCGTTCGCCCAACCCGCAGGTTGGCTTCGGCGGTGGAGGTCCGCACTTCTGCCTGGGCAACCAGCTGGCCAAGACCGAGTTGCGACACCTGTTCCGCGAGTTGCTGACCCGGCTGAAAACCGTGGAATTCGGTGAGCCCGAACTGCTGTACAGCAGCTTCGTCCACGGCATCAAGCGCGTGCCCGCGCATATCGCCTAGAGGACGAGACGATGCGCATCGAAGTCGATCTGGGTAAGTGCACGGGCCACGGCATCTGCGAGTCGATCGCCGAGGACGTGTTCGAGGTTTCCGACGAGGGCATGGTGCAGATCCACGGCGACGATCACCCGGAGAGCGACCGGGAGCGGTTGAAGCAGGCCGTGGCTCAATGCCCGGCTTCCGCCTTGCGGATGCGGGCCTGAAGGTACAACCCGGTGCGCTAGGAACGCTTGGGTGGCCGCGGCCGCACCAGCACCGACTGTTGGATGGCGCCGACCGCGCCGCGCTGGTCGAAGAGTGTGCCCACCGTCGTGCCGATACCGTCGGGACCGTAGTTCGTGTCGGCGCGGATTCCGATCCACTCGCCGTCGGGCACTCGGTGGATGTGCACCACCAGATCGGTGTTGAGGAAGGTCCACTTGCGGATGTCGATCTTGGAGCCGATGCCGTTGGCGTCGTCGGCGACGGCGAACAACCGCTGCAACGGCGTCATCGCCTCGCCGTTGACGACGTCGACGGTGGGCTTGAGCCAGGACTCGCCGGGACCCGGCGCCTGCGGCACGGTCAGCCAGCGCCAGTCCACGCTGTGCACGTAGTTGGGTTCCCAGTTCTTGGCCATGTCCCGGTTCCGGGCCTGATCCAGCGGCGGTAGTGGCTCGACGCCGGTGTGCGCGATGCCCTCGGTATCCACCTGAAGCATCCGCCAACCACTGGCTCGCGCCACCACCCTGGGTTCACCATCGGGTCCGAGCGCCAGCATCTCGGCGTTGACCAGTTCGATCTGCCTGCCCGGCCGTTCCAGCTGCGCCCGCACCCAGAGGTCGCCTTCGGAGGGCACGCCGCCCATCAGGTCGATGGCGACCCGGCTCAACCGGGTGTCGGCACGGTGCTCGCAGCGTTCCAATGCCCGCACCAGCAACGCGGATACCGGCGCGCCGTGCTGGATCGACGCCGACCAGGTGCCGCGCGCCATGTCGGTCGCGCGAAACTTCGCACCGATCGGGTCGTTCTCGTCGATCAGCTCGTAGTAGGAGTCAGACATATCTACCGTTCAGTGGTGATGGTGCGAGTCGTGCTCGCCGGGTGCGGGTGTCTCGACCACCAGCGCGTCGACCCGCGACAGCTTGGTTCCCACGAGTCGTTCCGGATGGGCATCGGTGGTGGTGACCATGAACAGGGTGCGCCCTTCGACCCCGCCGAGGGCGCACGCGATCGCGGTCCGGCCGCCGGCGTCGACCCGGTCGGTGACCGCGGAGCCGTCGGGCGCGATGCGCTGGAACTCGTGCGCCAATGTCAGTGCCACCCATACTCCACCCTCGGCGTCGATCGCGAGGCCGTCCGGCGGGCCGTCGAGCCCGTCGATGAACACCCGCCGGTCGCCGAGGCTGCCATCGGGGCGGATGGTGAAGGCGCTGAGTCGCCGCGCGGTGGACTCCGCGACGATCAGCGTGGTGCCGTCCGGGGTGATCACCATGCCGTTCGGAAAGTCGAGGCTTTCGGCGACGACAGCACGCGTGCCGTCGGGGTCGATGCGCACGATCACCCCGTCGGTACGCGCTTGCGATCCCACGTAGGCCCGGCCCTGCTCGTCGACCACCATGTCTCCGAGGGCTGCGGGGGCCAGGTCGCTGAGGTCGGCCAGCAGCTCGACGGTGTCGCCGTCGTAGCGCAGCACCTGCCGGTCTTGGGTGGACACGATCAGCAGGGTGCCGTCAGGCAGAAACCCCAACCCGGAGGGGGAATGTCCGGGCACGGGCAGGGTGGTCATGGATCCGGACAGGGTGACCGTGTGCACGGCCTCGCCCAGCATGTCGGAGAACCACAACAGGCCCTCGAACCAGCGCGGGCCCTCACCGAAACAGAAGCCATGGGCCAGTTCAGTTGTCCCGGTTTGTTCGGTTCCTGCCGTCATGCCGCCGCACCTTTACAAAACACGGCACAAGTGTCACGCTCGCAGGGTGTCACTGTCAACCACCGGAGTGCGGTAGATGAAGAAGTTCTACGGCCACACGCTGATTTATCTGCACGAGACCATCGACCTGGGGTCGGGACGGACCGACCAATTCAGCGGCCCCTTCAGCGAGATCTACCGGCCGATGATGGAGGACCTCGGCG
The window above is part of the Mycolicibacterium fortuitum subsp. fortuitum genome. Proteins encoded here:
- a CDS encoding TetR/AcrR family transcriptional regulator; this encodes MAEISSVDDESTTRGRILAATAEVLGANGMTKLSLSEVALQAGVSRPTLYRWFASKQELLDAFVVWERKYYEQAVARAAAELPEDEHLDAALRTVVEYQQSYPGLRMVDIEPEHVIRRLSQVIPLMRERLQRLTTGPEADIAAATAVRVAVCHYLVRGDDAEDFLAQLRHAAGVRHPR
- a CDS encoding SMP-30/gluconolactonase/LRE family protein → MTAGTEQTGTTELAHGFCFGEGPRWFEGLLWFSDMLGEAVHTVTLSGSMTTLPVPGHSPSGLGFLPDGTLLIVSTQDRQVLRYDGDTVELLADLSDLAPAALGDMVVDEQGRAYVGSQARTDGVIVRIDPDGTRAVVAESLDFPNGMVITPDGTTLIVAESTARRLSAFTIRPDGSLGDRRVFIDGLDGPPDGLAIDAEGGVWVALTLAHEFQRIAPDGSAVTDRVDAGGRTAIACALGGVEGRTLFMVTTTDAHPERLVGTKLSRVDALVVETPAPGEHDSHHHH
- a CDS encoding ferredoxin: MRIEVDLGKCTGHGICESIAEDVFEVSDEGMVQIHGDDHPESDRERLKQAVAQCPASALRMRA
- a CDS encoding cytochrome P450, producing the protein MTVASSPQAREYSQFDITSHDFWSQPFAKRDETFAQLRAGEGLSWHQPLSTLFDVEEPGFWAVTRRADIQFVSQHPELFTSTQGVALDPMPADVQKFATFFLMMDPPQHTTYRRLISSAFTPRNVRKIEEQIHRNAVAIVDDLIGVGDVDFVEACSAQLPMRTISDMLGVPAADQPALAKAAEKLFSMSDDEYSSLEERAMATINEIMLISNTGVELAKFRRANPGDDLMTSIVNAEVDGHRLTDEEIGAFLILLASAGNDTTKQTTTHAMMALAANPDQKAWLLEDFDNRIGLATEEFVRWATPVIQFARHATEDVELAGQQIRAGDKVGLFYCSGNRDETVFRDPQRFDLSRSPNPQVGFGGGGPHFCLGNQLAKTELRHLFRELLTRLKTVEFGEPELLYSSFVHGIKRVPAHIA
- a CDS encoding thioesterase family protein, whose translation is MSDSYYELIDENDPIGAKFRATDMARGTWSASIQHGAPVSALLVRALERCEHRADTRLSRVAIDLMGGVPSEGDLWVRAQLERPGRQIELVNAEMLALGPDGEPRVVARASGWRMLQVDTEGIAHTGVEPLPPLDQARNRDMAKNWEPNYVHSVDWRWLTVPQAPGPGESWLKPTVDVVNGEAMTPLQRLFAVADDANGIGSKIDIRKWTFLNTDLVVHIHRVPDGEWIGIRADTNYGPDGIGTTVGTLFDQRGAVGAIQQSVLVRPRPPKRS